A part of Cannabis sativa cultivar Pink pepper isolate KNU-18-1 chromosome 6, ASM2916894v1, whole genome shotgun sequence genomic DNA contains:
- the LOC115725223 gene encoding transcription initiation factor TFIID subunit 14b isoform X1 encodes MSTSSLKKQDQSDLNAPLLKSQLNEMAKSEDSTEKKSLSKKIKDVEVSLPIVYGNIAFWLGKKASEHQSHRWTVYVRGASNEDLGEVVKSVVFQLHSSFNNPRRILETPPFELSESGWGEFEIVITLYFHNDVCDKPLSLYHHLKLYPEDESGPMSTKKPVVVESYDEIVFPEPSEAFLARVQNNPAINFPRLPAGYTLPHPVPAEVDSKKKRGDIKDHSLSQWFTSFSEADELLQLAAARQQVHVHIAKLKRQLRLLDGQNQLSKSVSDQ; translated from the exons ATGAGCACTTCCTCTTTGAAGAAGCAAGATCAATCTGATTTAAATGCCCCGTTGCTCAAATCACAGCTCAACGAAATGGCCAAATCCGAAGACAGTACTGAAAAGAAG AGTTTGAGTAAGAAAATTAAAGATGTTGAAGTCAGTCTTCCAATTGTGTATGGTAATATTGCATTCTGGCTTGGCAAGAAAGCAAGCGA GCACCAATCACATAGGTGGACTGTCTATGTTCGCGGTGCATCCAATGAAGATCTCGGTGAGGTGGTAAAGAGTGTTGTTTTTCAACTTCATTCCAGTTTCAATAATCCAAGAAGGATTTTGGAAACACCACCCTTTGAGTTATCAGAATCTGGATGGGGTGAATTTGAAATTGTCATTACTCTTTACTTCCACAATGATGTTTGTGATAAGCCATTGAGCTT ATATCATCATTTGAAGTTGTATCCAGAAGATGAATCTGGTCCTATGTCAACAAAGAAGCCTGTTGTTGTGGAATCTTACGATGAGATTGTGTTCCCTGAGCCTTCCGAGGCTTTTCTAGCCCGTGTGCAAAACAATCCAGCTATAAATTTCCCAAGATTACCAGCAGGCTATACTTTGCCTCATCCTG TACCAGCTGAAGTTGATAGCAAAAAAAAGCGAGGTGACATCAAAGATCACTCCCTAAGCCAATGGTTCACAAGTTTCTCAGAAGCAGATGAGTTATTGCAACTCGCAGCAGCTCGTCAGCAG GTTCATGTTCATATTGCTAAGCTTAAGCGACAGTTAAGATTGCTCGATGGTCAAAATCAACTATCGAAATCTGTCTCGGACCAGTAA
- the LOC115725223 gene encoding transcription initiation factor TFIID subunit 14b isoform X2 — translation MSTSSLKKQDQSDLNAPLLKSQLNEMAKSEDSTEKKSLSKKIKDVEVSLPIVYGNIAFWLGKKASEHQSHRWTVYVRGASNEDLGEVVKSVVFQLHSSFNNPRRILETPPFELSESGWGEFEIVITLYFHNDVCDKPLSLYHHLKLYPEDESGPMSTKKPVVVESYDEIVFPEPSEAFLARVQNNPAINFPRLPAGYTLPHPVPAEVDSKKKRGDIKDHSLSQWFTSFSEADELLQLAAARQQVLTLVLGGAMSTSHDQLKWGHFHSG, via the exons ATGAGCACTTCCTCTTTGAAGAAGCAAGATCAATCTGATTTAAATGCCCCGTTGCTCAAATCACAGCTCAACGAAATGGCCAAATCCGAAGACAGTACTGAAAAGAAG AGTTTGAGTAAGAAAATTAAAGATGTTGAAGTCAGTCTTCCAATTGTGTATGGTAATATTGCATTCTGGCTTGGCAAGAAAGCAAGCGA GCACCAATCACATAGGTGGACTGTCTATGTTCGCGGTGCATCCAATGAAGATCTCGGTGAGGTGGTAAAGAGTGTTGTTTTTCAACTTCATTCCAGTTTCAATAATCCAAGAAGGATTTTGGAAACACCACCCTTTGAGTTATCAGAATCTGGATGGGGTGAATTTGAAATTGTCATTACTCTTTACTTCCACAATGATGTTTGTGATAAGCCATTGAGCTT ATATCATCATTTGAAGTTGTATCCAGAAGATGAATCTGGTCCTATGTCAACAAAGAAGCCTGTTGTTGTGGAATCTTACGATGAGATTGTGTTCCCTGAGCCTTCCGAGGCTTTTCTAGCCCGTGTGCAAAACAATCCAGCTATAAATTTCCCAAGATTACCAGCAGGCTATACTTTGCCTCATCCTG TACCAGCTGAAGTTGATAGCAAAAAAAAGCGAGGTGACATCAAAGATCACTCCCTAAGCCAATGGTTCACAAGTTTCTCAGAAGCAGATGAGTTATTGCAACTCGCAGCAGCTCGTCAGCAG GTACTGACTTTAGTCCTTGGGGGTGCTATGAGTACTAGTCATGATCAATTGAAATGGGGTCATTTCCACTCTGGCTAG